A stretch of the Helicobacter kayseriensis genome encodes the following:
- a CDS encoding SMR family transporter, translating into MLYLYIIFSAFLDIIANILLGKSNGFANKKLGFLAIILVFFAFYILSLAITQGAHLSIAYASWGALGVLGTSLGGAIILKQNMNLIGWLGMLCIIASVILLNF; encoded by the coding sequence ATGCTGTATCTATATATTATTTTTTCTGCATTTCTAGACATTATTGCCAATATCCTCCTTGGTAAATCCAATGGATTTGCCAACAAAAAACTAGGATTTTTGGCCATCATTCTTGTATTTTTTGCCTTCTATATTCTTTCTCTTGCAATCACTCAAGGCGCTCATCTAAGCATTGCTTATGCCTCATGGGGTGCTTTGGGCGTCCTTGGAACAAGTCTTGGAGGGGCCATTATCCTAAAGCAAAACATGAATCTCATAGGATGGCTTGGTATGCTCTGCATCATTGCATCTGTTATTTTGCTTAATTTCTAG
- a CDS encoding (Fe-S)-binding protein, with protein MKVYFFGTCLGNMAYSKALVSSIKLLQHYGAQVIYKKDQSCCGQPSFNSGYYEETRKVALANINLFDQPYPIVIPSGSCAGMMIHDYLELFKDTPHFERVQEFSSRVYDLSDFLLNHLNANLCDTGEKTTVTWHSNCHALRVSKCVEASKTLIRMLENVNLVELEREEECCGFGGTFSIKEPEISKTMVEKKIQDILSRNVEYIISGDGGCLLNISGAMKKMGCDVKPAHLYEFLAQRIGLE; from the coding sequence ATGAAAGTCTATTTTTTTGGTACATGCCTTGGAAATATGGCTTATTCCAAAGCCCTTGTAAGCTCCATTAAACTTCTTCAGCACTATGGAGCACAAGTTATTTATAAAAAAGATCAAAGTTGCTGTGGTCAACCAAGTTTCAATTCCGGATACTACGAAGAAACACGCAAAGTAGCATTGGCCAATATCAATCTTTTTGATCAACCCTATCCCATTGTGATTCCATCTGGATCATGTGCAGGAATGATGATACATGATTATTTGGAGCTTTTTAAGGACACTCCTCACTTTGAGCGAGTGCAAGAGTTTAGTTCTAGAGTTTATGATCTTAGCGACTTCTTGCTCAATCATCTGAATGCCAACCTTTGTGATACTGGAGAAAAAACAACCGTAACATGGCACTCCAATTGTCATGCCCTAAGAGTTTCCAAATGCGTAGAAGCATCCAAAACACTTATTAGAATGCTTGAAAATGTAAATCTAGTTGAGCTTGAAAGAGAAGAGGAATGCTGTGGTTTTGGTGGAACTTTTAGTATCAAAGAGCCCGAAATTTCCAAAACAATGGTTGAGAAAAAAATACAAGACATTCTTAGTCGCAATGTTGAGTACATTATCAGCGGCGATGGAGGTTGTTTGCTCAATATCAGCGGAGCAATGAAAAAAATGGGGTGCGATGTGAAGCCTGCACATTTATATGAATTTCTAGCCCAACGCATTGGATTAGAATAA
- the rnc gene encoding ribonuclease III, with protein MLQKLQDTISYHFKDASLLECAMTHKSCKKPFNNERLEFLGDAVVDLVIGEYLFERFPHYQEGKLSKIRASIVSEEGLTKFAKEIGLDQCIFLSPAEESNHGREKPSILADAFEALMGAIFLEEGLIVVKRIINQLIKITYDHINFELIISDYKTSLQEVTQARFGVIPEYILIQETGPDHQKSFEMAIKIAQKEYARAIGSSKKQAQQECAKLAYEILQAQ; from the coding sequence ATGTTACAAAAACTCCAAGATACTATTTCCTATCATTTTAAAGACGCTTCTCTCCTAGAATGTGCCATGACACACAAAAGTTGCAAAAAACCTTTTAACAATGAACGATTGGAGTTTTTGGGAGATGCTGTTGTGGATTTAGTGATTGGCGAATATTTATTTGAACGCTTCCCTCACTATCAAGAGGGCAAACTCTCAAAAATTAGAGCTTCTATTGTTAGTGAAGAGGGATTGACAAAATTCGCAAAAGAAATTGGCCTTGATCAATGCATTTTTCTCTCCCCAGCAGAAGAAAGCAATCACGGGAGAGAAAAACCATCTATCTTGGCAGACGCATTTGAGGCACTTATGGGAGCGATTTTTTTGGAAGAAGGACTTATTGTGGTCAAAAGGATTATCAATCAACTCATCAAAATCACTTATGATCACATCAATTTTGAATTGATTATTTCTGACTACAAAACAAGTCTTCAAGAAGTTACTCAAGCTAGGTTTGGAGTTATTCCGGAGTATATCTTGATACAAGAAACAGGTCCAGATCACCAAAAAAGTTTTGAAATGGCAATCAAGATCGCTCAAAAAGAATATGCAAGAGCCATAGGAAGTAGCAAAAAACAAGCCCAGCAAGAATGCGCAAAACTCGCCTATGAAATTCTTCAAGCACAATGA
- a CDS encoding DMT family transporter, with protein sequence MRVKSWFFLLLAILTEVLATSLLKLFHGAWFGYFVVFSLIGVSYFFMALSLKSIPVGVAYGIWEVLGVSCIVLVGIFFYDEALSPSQIAGLILAILGIFLVNLGYKGHH encoded by the coding sequence ATGAGAGTAAAAAGCTGGTTTTTTTTATTGTTGGCAATTCTAACCGAAGTCCTTGCAACAAGCCTTCTTAAGTTATTTCATGGAGCTTGGTTTGGATACTTTGTGGTTTTTTCTTTAATTGGTGTTTCTTATTTTTTTATGGCCCTTTCTCTTAAAAGCATACCCGTAGGAGTGGCTTATGGGATATGGGAGGTATTAGGAGTTAGCTGTATTGTCTTGGTTGGCATATTTTTCTATGATGAGGCACTAAGTCCCTCCCAAATTGCTGGCCTCATTCTTGCGATTCTTGGAATCTTTTTGGTCAATCTCGGATATAAAGGTCATCACTAA
- the aroC gene encoding chorismate synthase — protein sequence MNTFGISLRLTTFGESHGIAIGGVLDGMPPNLEIDFEKIQTLIQRRKGGENTYVTPRSEEDKVEFLSGIFEGKTTGSPIAFIIHNHNTQSKDYQRDILRPSHADFTYFHKYKHYDYRGGGRSSARETLVRVVASGLISPILQGIEVQSGIYSIGKVKAKQIDFSYAQTSEIFSLDPQMEDSQKALIQEIRSQGDSIGGVVWAKAKGSKLLGLGEPIYGKLDAKLAEAMMGINGVKAVEIGEGIESSYMKGSEYNDCITPQGFKSNHSGGILGGIGNGDEILIKVYFKPTASISLPQNSITTSNQAITLQIKGRHDPCIAIRGSVVVEAMMRLVIADMILLAKKDFC from the coding sequence ATGAACACCTTTGGCATCTCTCTTCGATTGACAACTTTTGGAGAATCTCATGGGATTGCCATAGGGGGAGTCTTGGATGGCATGCCCCCAAATCTAGAGATTGATTTTGAAAAAATCCAAACCCTCATTCAAAGGCGAAAAGGGGGGGAAAATACTTATGTTACTCCTAGATCTGAAGAGGATAAAGTTGAGTTTTTGAGCGGAATCTTTGAGGGGAAGACTACAGGATCACCTATTGCCTTTATCATTCACAATCACAACACGCAAAGTAAAGACTACCAAAGAGACATCTTGCGCCCCTCTCATGCGGACTTCACCTATTTTCATAAATACAAACACTATGATTATAGAGGAGGAGGAAGAAGCAGTGCAAGAGAAACCCTTGTCCGCGTTGTTGCTTCAGGACTTATATCCCCTATTCTTCAAGGGATTGAAGTCCAAAGTGGAATATATTCTATCGGCAAAGTGAAGGCAAAGCAGATTGACTTTTCTTATGCACAAACAAGTGAGATTTTTTCACTTGATCCTCAAATGGAAGATTCTCAAAAAGCCCTTATTCAAGAAATAAGATCTCAAGGAGATAGTATTGGGGGGGTTGTTTGGGCAAAAGCCAAAGGATCCAAACTGCTTGGACTAGGAGAACCCATCTATGGAAAACTTGATGCAAAACTTGCTGAAGCAATGATGGGAATCAATGGCGTCAAAGCTGTGGAAATTGGTGAGGGGATAGAATCTTCATACATGAAGGGATCAGAATACAATGATTGTATTACACCCCAAGGTTTTAAAAGCAATCACTCTGGAGGAATTTTGGGTGGCATAGGCAATGGTGATGAGATTTTAATCAAAGTCTATTTCAAACCCACAGCAAGCATCTCTCTTCCACAAAATTCCATCACCACATCCAACCAAGCCATCACACTCCAAATCAAAGGACGACATGATCCTTGTATTGCTATCAGAGGGAGCGTTGTAGTAGAGGCAATGATGAGATTAGTTATAGCAGATATGATCTTGCTTGCCAAAAAGGATTTTTGTTAG
- a CDS encoding L-lactate permease — MLLTFLAFLPIIVILVMMIGFRQSSRLSLGIALVLSAIIALFAWKMNIVDVSAYILFGFLKAFDILVIVFGAILILNTLKFSGGMDSINRAFSAISTDRRVQVIIVGWAFGAFIEGAAGFGTPAALAAPLLIGLGFPALAAAMSTLIMNSSPVSFGAVGTPTNGIQTSIASLIGTENVASYMQEVTIITALIHSIAAMFIPTLVVFLLVKFFGKNRSFKDALPILPFSLFASLMFVIPYFLIAKFGGFEIPSLVGGLICLGILVFSAKIGFLTPKHSWDFDTQNNWPNFWIGEHQNDRANQTTQNTKKINIFLAWIPYLLISLILVLTRIPQIGLKDYFYSLKISFPEIFGVPNTAYSFAYGYLPGIIPFILIALLTIFLHKMQFNQVKQAWKATFKQVSAAVIPLCAGVAIVQLMNQTGNNPQGLESMLRMMAQFFANISGQAYVIVSPLIGVLGAFFSGSNTVSNILFAPLQFEAASLVGLKTQVIMALQNVGGAAGNMICINNIVAVCATVGLIGKGEHRLLTYNIVPCLFYCIIAVVTASFLL; from the coding sequence ATGTTGCTTACATTTCTAGCATTTTTACCCATTATTGTCATTCTTGTCATGATGATAGGCTTTAGACAATCCTCAAGGCTTTCTTTAGGTATTGCGCTTGTTTTAAGCGCCATTATCGCTCTCTTTGCGTGGAAAATGAATATTGTAGATGTGAGTGCTTATATTCTCTTTGGTTTTCTAAAGGCTTTTGATATTTTAGTGATTGTTTTTGGAGCCATTTTGATTCTCAATACCCTCAAATTTAGCGGAGGAATGGATTCGATTAATCGTGCCTTTAGTGCCATCTCCACAGATCGTCGAGTGCAAGTCATCATCGTTGGATGGGCATTTGGAGCCTTTATCGAGGGGGCTGCAGGTTTTGGAACCCCAGCAGCACTTGCTGCACCTCTTCTAATCGGCTTAGGTTTTCCCGCACTTGCTGCGGCTATGAGTACGCTTATCATGAACTCAAGTCCAGTAAGTTTTGGTGCCGTGGGAACCCCAACAAATGGCATTCAAACCAGTATTGCTTCACTCATAGGGACAGAAAATGTTGCATCATATATGCAAGAGGTGACCATCATCACCGCTTTAATTCATTCTATTGCTGCAATGTTTATCCCTACACTTGTTGTTTTCTTGCTTGTTAAATTTTTTGGGAAAAATAGAAGTTTTAAAGATGCTCTTCCAATCCTACCCTTTTCACTTTTTGCCTCATTGATGTTTGTCATCCCTTATTTTCTGATTGCAAAATTTGGTGGATTTGAGATTCCCTCATTGGTAGGAGGGCTTATATGCTTAGGAATTCTTGTCTTTAGTGCAAAAATTGGATTTCTTACACCCAAGCATTCATGGGATTTTGACACTCAAAATAATTGGCCTAACTTTTGGATTGGCGAACACCAAAATGATCGTGCAAACCAAACAACTCAAAACACTAAGAAAATCAACATTTTCTTAGCTTGGATTCCCTATCTTCTTATTAGCCTCATTCTTGTTTTAACAAGAATCCCACAAATTGGGCTAAAAGACTATTTTTACTCACTTAAAATTTCATTTCCAGAAATTTTTGGGGTTCCAAACACCGCTTATAGTTTTGCTTATGGCTATCTTCCAGGAATCATCCCCTTTATTCTTATTGCGCTCCTTACAATCTTCTTGCATAAAATGCAATTCAATCAAGTTAAGCAAGCTTGGAAGGCAACATTTAAACAAGTTAGCGCAGCAGTCATTCCGCTATGTGCTGGGGTGGCGATTGTGCAACTCATGAATCAAACAGGAAATAATCCACAAGGGCTAGAATCAATGCTTAGAATGATGGCTCAGTTTTTTGCCAACATCTCAGGACAAGCCTATGTCATAGTCTCTCCTCTCATTGGCGTTCTTGGTGCCTTCTTTTCAGGATCCAATACAGTCTCAAACATCCTTTTTGCTCCACTTCAATTTGAGGCAGCTTCTCTTGTGGGGCTTAAAACACAAGTCATTATGGCGTTACAAAATGTTGGGGGCGCAGCAGGAAATATGATCTGTATCAACAATATCGTTGCGGTATGTGCCACTGTAGGCTTAATAGGAAAAGGAGAGCATCGTTTATTGACCTACAATATTGTGCCCTGCTTGTTTTATTGTATCATCGCAGTTGTGACAGCAAGTTTCTTACTATAA
- a CDS encoding cytochrome-c peroxidase codes for MKRLIGFMVLFMATLFATSPNQILKMAKDSGLEAMPKGKELKNFQIQKIKELGIKAKKVFTQEQIELGKMIYFDPRISSSNLISCNTCHNLALGGADLVPAAIGHGWKANPLALNSPTVYNSIFNAVQFWDGRVHNLGDQAQGPIQSDVEMSAPADLVVQKITSIPEYVQAFQKAYGKDIKIDFELITNTIAIFEASLVTPSRYDEFMSGNLKALNKEEQEGLELFVQKGCASCHSGVNLGGTMQAFAVAKPYKFADIGGFKGDQDGLIKVPTLRNVAETMP; via the coding sequence ATGAAAAGATTAATCGGATTTATGGTTTTGTTTATGGCGACTTTATTTGCAACAAGTCCAAATCAAATTTTAAAAATGGCCAAAGATTCTGGTCTTGAAGCAATGCCAAAGGGCAAAGAGTTGAAAAATTTTCAAATTCAAAAAATTAAAGAGCTTGGAATTAAGGCAAAGAAAGTTTTTACGCAAGAGCAAATTGAGCTAGGAAAAATGATCTATTTTGATCCTCGGATTTCATCATCTAATCTTATTTCTTGTAACACTTGTCATAATCTAGCATTGGGAGGAGCCGACCTTGTGCCTGCGGCTATTGGACATGGATGGAAAGCAAATCCCTTGGCGTTAAATTCCCCTACTGTTTATAACTCTATTTTTAATGCTGTGCAATTTTGGGATGGAAGAGTGCATAATCTTGGAGATCAGGCTCAAGGACCAATCCAGAGTGATGTTGAAATGTCTGCACCTGCTGATTTAGTGGTACAAAAAATTACTTCAATTCCAGAATACGTGCAGGCCTTCCAAAAAGCTTATGGTAAAGATATTAAAATTGATTTTGAGTTAATCACAAATACAATTGCAATTTTTGAGGCTAGCCTTGTGACACCAAGCCGTTATGATGAATTTATGTCGGGCAATCTTAAAGCTCTCAATAAAGAGGAGCAAGAAGGGTTGGAACTTTTTGTTCAAAAGGGTTGTGCGAGCTGTCATAGCGGTGTTAATCTTGGCGGAACAATGCAAGCTTTTGCTGTGGCAAAGCCATATAAATTTGCAGATATTGGAGGATTTAAGGGGGATCAAGATGGATTGATTAAAGTTCCAACATTGCGCAATGTAGCAGAAACGATGCC
- the ruvB gene encoding Holliday junction branch migration DNA helicase RuvB, with product MEKISLDSRIVEVEKISFEEQNETSLRPSVWEDYIGQEQIKKNLQIFIQASKKRQECLDHILFFGPPGLGKTTLSHIIASEMGADIKVTAAPMIEKSGDLAAILTNLNQGDILFIDEIHRLSPAIEEILYPAMEDFRLDIIIGSGPAAQSVKIDIAQFTLIGATTRAGMLSNPLRDRFGMNFRLQFYTHQELAQILSKASIKLGKALHPKGAQEIAKRSRGTPRIALRLLKRVRDFADVAEEHEITFERAQFALTELGVNEYGFDELDLRYLNILAQNQGRAIGLSTLSAAMSEDESTIEDVIEPYLLANGYFERTAKGRMATAKTLGLFGSHQGSLF from the coding sequence ATGGAAAAAATCAGCTTAGATTCAAGGATTGTAGAAGTCGAAAAAATTTCTTTTGAAGAACAAAATGAAACTTCATTACGCCCAAGTGTATGGGAAGATTACATTGGACAAGAACAAATCAAAAAAAACCTTCAAATTTTTATCCAAGCCTCCAAGAAACGCCAAGAGTGTTTAGATCATATTTTATTTTTTGGACCTCCTGGACTTGGGAAAACAACGCTTAGTCATATTATTGCCTCAGAAATGGGTGCAGACATCAAAGTAACAGCTGCCCCTATGATCGAAAAAAGTGGAGATCTTGCCGCAATTTTAACCAACCTCAATCAAGGAGATATCTTATTTATCGATGAGATTCACAGACTAAGCCCAGCAATTGAGGAGATTCTCTATCCTGCCATGGAAGATTTTCGATTAGATATTATTATTGGCTCAGGGCCCGCAGCCCAAAGTGTCAAAATCGATATTGCACAATTCACACTCATTGGTGCAACAACGCGAGCAGGAATGCTAAGCAATCCCCTCAGAGATCGCTTTGGAATGAACTTTAGATTGCAATTTTACACACATCAAGAATTAGCTCAAATCCTCTCAAAAGCAAGCATAAAACTTGGGAAAGCACTTCATCCCAAAGGTGCGCAAGAGATTGCCAAACGCTCAAGAGGAACACCCCGTATCGCTCTTAGACTTCTCAAACGCGTAAGGGATTTTGCAGATGTTGCTGAAGAGCATGAAATTACCTTTGAGCGAGCCCAATTTGCTCTTACTGAGCTAGGGGTCAATGAATATGGCTTTGATGAGCTAGATTTACGCTATCTCAATATCTTGGCACAAAACCAAGGACGAGCCATTGGACTTAGTACGCTTTCTGCGGCAATGAGCGAAGATGAAAGTACCATTGAAGATGTGATTGAGCCCTATTTGCTTGCCAATGGATATTTTGAGCGCACAGCCAAAGGAAGGATGGCAACAGCCAAAACCCTTGGACTTTTTGGTAGCCATCAAGGAAGTTTATTTTAG
- the rnhA gene encoding ribonuclease HI: MKKISLYCDGSSLGNPGNGGWCAILRYEQHERVISGGEKNVTNNQMELKAVIEALKILKEPCDITLYSDSQYVCNGINAWLQNWIQKNFKNVKNPHLWQDYLKLAQSHQIKAHWVKGHAGHAENERCDTIARLEASKLKG, from the coding sequence ATGAAAAAAATTTCTCTTTATTGTGATGGTTCCTCTCTTGGAAATCCTGGAAATGGTGGTTGGTGCGCTATCTTGCGCTATGAACAGCACGAAAGAGTCATTAGCGGAGGAGAAAAAAATGTGACAAACAATCAAATGGAGCTTAAAGCCGTTATTGAGGCACTCAAGATTCTCAAAGAGCCTTGTGATATAACGCTTTATAGCGATTCTCAATATGTGTGCAATGGAATAAATGCATGGCTACAAAATTGGATTCAAAAAAACTTCAAAAATGTCAAAAATCCGCATTTGTGGCAAGATTACCTCAAGTTAGCCCAATCTCACCAAATCAAAGCCCATTGGGTTAAGGGACATGCAGGCCATGCAGAAAATGAGCGATGTGATACAATCGCAAGATTAGAAGCAAGCAAACTAAAAGGATAA
- a CDS encoding AI-2E family transporter: MKPIYFFWIIFVASVYAMANLYNAFLLNMLIALLLCVSTFFLKNFFDRYLKFNWLSSLASVLVLVVLFALPLYFIFNESLNFITHLDQNSLNQFIEASKAKILLWLSDFPEISSRIKLILNDFSGSSILSYILSMSTSVAKWSVALLTNLGFIVIFLYFFFYYAKAFSDYILKLIPLRLDQTMGIYNEVSGVLSVVFFTSIFNILLQGFCFGLMSFFFGYDGLLLGMLYGIASLVPIVGGALVWIPVAFYQLYLGDANGAIFIALYGALFIGIVIDNIVKPILISIVNQHIIKTSVKINEMLIFFAILAGINVFGFSGIIIGPAATALFIALLRIYDNNFKN; encoded by the coding sequence TTGAAGCCAATTTATTTTTTTTGGATTATTTTTGTTGCTAGCGTTTATGCAATGGCGAATCTTTACAATGCCTTTTTACTCAATATGCTTATTGCTCTACTGCTTTGTGTTTCTACCTTTTTTCTCAAAAACTTTTTTGATCGATATCTCAAATTCAATTGGCTTTCTTCTCTTGCAAGCGTATTGGTTCTAGTGGTGCTTTTTGCCCTCCCTCTTTATTTTATTTTCAACGAAAGCCTAAATTTCATCACTCATCTTGATCAAAACAGCCTCAACCAATTTATCGAAGCTTCTAAGGCCAAAATTTTGCTTTGGTTAAGTGATTTTCCCGAAATCTCCTCAAGAATCAAACTCATTTTAAATGATTTTTCTGGTAGCTCCATTCTAAGCTATATTCTTTCAATGAGCACGAGTGTAGCGAAATGGAGCGTCGCACTTTTAACAAACTTAGGCTTTATTGTTATTTTTTTGTATTTTTTCTTTTATTACGCCAAGGCCTTCTCAGATTATATACTCAAACTTATTCCCCTCAGACTGGATCAAACAATGGGAATCTACAATGAGGTCAGCGGTGTTTTAAGTGTTGTATTTTTCACATCTATTTTTAATATTTTGCTTCAAGGCTTTTGCTTTGGGCTTATGAGTTTCTTTTTTGGATATGATGGACTTTTGCTTGGAATGCTTTATGGGATCGCTTCTCTTGTGCCTATTGTTGGAGGAGCCCTTGTTTGGATTCCCGTGGCGTTTTATCAGCTTTACTTGGGGGATGCAAATGGCGCAATCTTTATTGCGCTTTATGGGGCACTTTTTATTGGAATTGTGATTGATAATATTGTAAAACCTATTCTTATTTCGATTGTCAACCAACATATCATCAAAACATCAGTCAAAATCAATGAAATGCTTATCTTTTTCGCAATCCTTGCTGGGATCAATGTGTTTGGGTTTTCGGGCATCATTATTGGCCCTGCGGCCACGGCTCTTTTTATTGCTCTTTTAAGAATCTATGACAATAATTTCAAAAATTGA
- a CDS encoding tetratricopeptide repeat protein encodes MSDLSHIYRDPLFGIAVLIAIIAFAILTDYYRNLHRRRKKEKSLNALVKSYEHNGYFDGIAEFLKVSKDPIPTLLLLAKGHAQSGDNQQAIKIYLTLITQTNDGTQKLEILEHLGETYFQAGFLHKSKEIYLEILSNNPRSINALLKIIELYEILGEYQNALDALSCLEENLENPSQKEKTQITLLQQYLQTLQLLQDHHKSDAQKAPKLLELLSKQPQLMRLILTHFKTTNLALFWESFPSQNWQNFIDLIWNFSLEQIPQKFVAQSSVIEVFQAKGYYPSKGCSNFGLEIMRLFHQHSSIKLQLSFSYKCKECLNEFPFDNFRCPTCGALGIMDLVLKPQQVRHEKNFSLL; translated from the coding sequence ATGAGCGACTTAAGTCACATATATCGTGATCCGCTTTTTGGAATCGCCGTTTTAATTGCAATTATTGCCTTTGCAATTTTAACCGACTACTATCGCAATCTTCATAGAAGACGCAAAAAAGAAAAGTCACTCAACGCTTTAGTGAAATCATATGAGCATAATGGATATTTTGATGGGATTGCAGAATTTCTAAAAGTTTCTAAAGACCCCATTCCAACCTTACTTTTGCTTGCAAAAGGACATGCTCAAAGCGGAGACAATCAACAGGCAATCAAGATCTATCTCACTCTCATCACGCAAACCAACGATGGCACTCAAAAATTAGAAATCCTAGAGCATCTAGGCGAAACCTATTTCCAAGCAGGCTTTCTGCACAAATCCAAAGAAATTTACCTAGAGATTCTCTCAAACAATCCAAGAAGCATCAATGCTCTCCTTAAGATTATTGAGCTTTATGAGATACTTGGTGAATACCAAAACGCACTTGATGCACTCAGTTGTCTAGAAGAAAATCTAGAAAACCCTTCCCAAAAAGAAAAAACTCAAATTACTCTATTGCAGCAATATCTTCAAACTCTTCAGCTCCTACAAGATCATCACAAAAGCGATGCTCAAAAAGCTCCAAAATTACTTGAGCTTCTCTCAAAACAGCCCCAACTTATGCGCTTAATTCTCACCCACTTCAAAACAACAAACCTTGCGTTATTTTGGGAGAGCTTTCCTTCTCAAAATTGGCAAAATTTCATTGATCTAATTTGGAATTTTTCTCTTGAACAAATCCCGCAGAAATTTGTCGCCCAATCCTCTGTAATAGAAGTTTTTCAAGCCAAAGGTTATTATCCAAGCAAAGGATGCTCAAACTTTGGTCTTGAAATTATGCGACTTTTCCATCAGCACTCTTCCATAAAGCTCCAATTAAGCTTTTCTTATAAATGCAAAGAGTGTCTCAATGAATTCCCATTTGATAATTTTAGATGCCCAACATGCGGAGCTTTGGGAATCATGGATTTAGTCTTAAAGCCTCAACAAGTACGCCATGAAAAAAATTTCTCTTTATTGTGA
- a CDS encoding peptidyl-prolyl cis-trans isomerase — protein sequence MRIMLIFLLPIFLCSSNIIDGIAFKVNNYPITLFELTQLQKEKNISRSEAKRLLILKAIKLQEAERLQVFADEIAIDKQIEAAASMQGISRDQFVANMISNGYSYEELRQFYKEHVQEELLTQRILSTNLKIIDEKELKKYYDEHTKEFTLPKEVIVIQYAAQNEKMLAQAINNPLIQTSGVNKREERVSLSGINPQIAQMFAQTKKGSFTPIINNGGASLAFYIKDKIGSVLMPFDQMKPMIMQQIILSRKESILQEYFDRLITSAVITNIRD from the coding sequence ATGCGAATTATGCTCATTTTTTTGCTCCCTATCTTTCTTTGCTCTTCTAATATTATTGATGGCATTGCTTTTAAAGTCAATAATTACCCCATCACCCTTTTTGAGCTTACGCAACTCCAAAAAGAAAAAAACATCTCAAGAAGCGAAGCAAAACGCCTGCTAATCCTTAAGGCAATCAAACTCCAAGAAGCTGAACGCCTGCAAGTTTTTGCCGATGAGATTGCGATTGATAAGCAAATTGAGGCAGCAGCCTCTATGCAAGGGATCAGTCGCGATCAGTTTGTTGCAAATATGATCAGCAATGGCTACTCCTATGAAGAATTGCGACAATTTTATAAAGAACATGTTCAAGAGGAGCTTCTTACACAGAGAATTCTTTCAACAAATCTCAAGATCATAGATGAAAAAGAACTCAAAAAATACTATGATGAGCACACAAAAGAATTTACATTGCCTAAAGAAGTCATCGTTATTCAATATGCCGCACAAAATGAAAAAATGCTCGCTCAAGCGATTAACAACCCTCTAATCCAAACATCGGGGGTCAACAAAAGAGAAGAGCGCGTTTCTCTTTCTGGGATCAATCCACAGATTGCTCAAATGTTTGCTCAAACCAAAAAAGGCTCCTTTACGCCTATCATCAACAATGGTGGAGCATCACTTGCTTTTTATATTAAAGACAAAATCGGGAGCGTTTTAATGCCCTTTGATCAAATGAAACCAATGATCATGCAACAAATTATTCTTTCGCGTAAAGAATCAATCTTGCAAGAATATTTTGATCGGCTCATTACAAGTGCAGTGATTACAAATATCAGAGATTAA